One segment of Ipomoea triloba cultivar NCNSP0323 chromosome 12, ASM357664v1 DNA contains the following:
- the LOC115998274 gene encoding protein PELOTA 1 yields the protein MKIVRRDLIPHGPGSVKMVAEEADDLWIAYNLIAEGDTVLASTFRKVLREDASGGREAERLKLKLQIKVEAVEYDKEDSALRIRGKNILENEHVKIGAFHTLEIELHRPFVLGKDVWDSLALEALRQAADPAASADLAVVLMQEGSAQVFLVGKSVTISRSRIETSIPRKHGPAIAGYDKALTKFFNNVVDAFLKHIDFNVIRCAVIASPGFTKDQFHRHLLLEAERKQLRPIIENKSRIILAHTTSGYKHSLKEVLDAPNVMNMIKDTKAAKEVQALKDFFNMLSNDPDRACYGPKHVEVAHERMAIQTLLITDEVFRNSDVATRQKYANLVKAVKSSGGTTHIFSSMHVSGEQLTLMSGIAAILRFPLPDLDDIEM from the exons ATGAAGATTGTTCGCAGAGACCTCATCCCCCATGGCCCCGGCAGCGTCAAG ATGGTTGCTGAAGAAGCAGATGATTTGTGGATTGCGTATAATTTGATAGCCGAGGGTGACACTGTTTTAGCTTCTACTTTTAG GAAAGTTTTAAGGGAAGATGCCTCGGGAGGAAGAGAAGCAGAacgattaaaattaaaattacagatAAAAGTTGAG gcTGTGGAGTATGATAAAGAAGATTCTGCCTTGCGTATACGTGGGAAGAACATCCTGGAGAATGAACATGTAAAG ATTGGTGCATTTCACACACTAGAAATTGAGCTTCACAGACCTTTCGTTTTGGGGAAG GACGTCTGGGACTCACTTGCTTTGGAGGCTCTTCGTCAAGCTGCTG ATCCTGCTGCAAGTGCTGACCTGGCTGTGGTTTTGATGCAAGAGGGCTCGGCACAAGTTTTTCTAGTTGGTAAAAG TGTAACAATTTCTCGTTCTCGGATAGAGACTTCTATTCCTCGGAAGCATGGCCCTGCTATAGCTGGTTATGATAAA GCTCTGACTAAGTTCTTCAATAATGTTGTAGAT GCTTTCCTTAAACATATTGATTTCAATGTGATTCGCTGTGCTGTGATTGCAAGTCCAGGATTCACAAAG GATCAATTTCATCGTCACTTGCTGTTAGAAGCAGAGAGGAAGCAACTGAGACCTATAATAGAGAACAAATCACGGATAATTCTTGCACATACTACCTCGGGATATAA GCATAGTCTGAAAGAAGTTCTAGATGCCCCCAATGTAATGAATATGATTAAAGATACAAAAGCTGCAAAAGAG GTACAAGCCCTCAAGGATTTCTTCAACATGCTTTCAAAT GACCCTGATCGTGCATGCTATGGACCAAAACATGTGGAAGTTGCTCATGAGCGAATGGCTATCCAAACACTTCTCATCACAGATGAAGTCTTCAG GAACTCTGATGTAGCAACGAGACAAAAATATGCCAATTTGGTGAAGGCGGTCAAGAGTTCAGGGGGAACGACACACATCTTCTCCTCTATGCATGTCTCTGGTGAAC AACTGACGCTGATGAGTGGTATTGCTGCAATCCTTCGGTTTCCATTGCCCGACCTAGATGACATAGAGATGTGA